A genomic region of Geitlerinema sp. PCC 9228 contains the following coding sequences:
- a CDS encoding RAMP superfamily CRISPR-associated protein gives MLTARSSIHVGGAEDNSLVDLALAKNGLGKYYIPGTSLAGAFRGWMKEMDQYSGSQDTERLWGYSEKPAGQDSNEGHASFSIVEDAPIKLPNGKDIEVRDGVGIDREWGSAADYSKYDRAILPCGTEIPLELTIDCDRSFDFSKIYDLLDVLCAGKIRIGAAKTRGLGKIQLCGCKYWEQTLSDRQSMILALKDSLPNGKNRYKNYSPKAPKLLPKLTVEIQWQPIEPVMVKAEREGIAVDILPLVSSIKENMALVLPGSSIKGALRTQAERIVRTVGNMPMPPHQGQSYDKFLQQLQSVSLTEKLFGSAAKKNDPDSKLGLGALSVDDCYSNLNQNISLQKWQDIEQAKDEKKLRKALDRSELLKDTQQAYHVAVDRWTGGAADGFLYSNLEPFNVQWEPICLTVNFNRLSCCFFEEEKDAAIALFLLTLRDLYRGSIPLGYGVNRGLGSIEVRSISLKGENLPSGFENLDNVCLAFSPLGGVENLEAGLLERLNQSWQQWIQKQRQAQETN, from the coding sequence ATGTTAACAGCTCGAAGTTCCATTCATGTGGGTGGTGCTGAAGATAACTCTCTGGTCGATTTAGCTTTAGCCAAAAATGGGTTGGGAAAATATTATATTCCGGGAACGAGTTTGGCAGGAGCCTTTCGTGGTTGGATGAAAGAAATGGACCAATATTCTGGCAGCCAAGATACCGAACGGTTGTGGGGATATTCTGAAAAACCAGCAGGACAAGATAGTAATGAAGGTCATGCTAGTTTTTCCATTGTAGAAGATGCTCCCATTAAATTGCCAAATGGTAAAGATATTGAAGTGCGAGATGGTGTGGGAATCGATCGCGAATGGGGTTCCGCTGCAGATTACAGCAAATACGACCGAGCTATTCTTCCTTGCGGCACAGAAATTCCGCTCGAACTAACCATTGACTGCGATCGTTCTTTTGATTTTTCAAAGATTTACGACCTGCTAGATGTTTTGTGTGCTGGGAAAATTCGTATAGGAGCTGCGAAAACTCGGGGATTGGGGAAAATCCAACTTTGTGGATGTAAATATTGGGAACAGACATTAAGCGATCGCCAAAGTATGATTTTGGCTCTCAAGGACTCTTTGCCAAATGGTAAAAATCGATATAAAAATTATTCTCCAAAAGCTCCAAAATTGCTACCAAAGCTGACAGTTGAAATTCAATGGCAACCTATCGAACCAGTGATGGTTAAAGCCGAACGCGAAGGGATTGCTGTAGATATTTTACCATTGGTTAGTTCGATAAAAGAAAATATGGCTTTGGTTTTGCCTGGTAGTTCGATTAAGGGAGCTTTAAGAACGCAAGCAGAAAGAATCGTACGTACGGTTGGTAATATGCCAATGCCTCCACATCAGGGGCAATCTTACGACAAATTTCTTCAACAATTACAAAGTGTTTCTTTAACAGAAAAGCTGTTTGGTAGTGCTGCCAAGAAGAACGATCCAGATTCCAAACTGGGTTTGGGAGCTTTGTCGGTGGATGATTGTTATAGCAATCTCAATCAAAACATAAGCCTTCAAAAATGGCAGGATATCGAACAGGCAAAAGACGAAAAAAAATTGCGTAAAGCTCTCGATCGTAGCGAATTATTGAAAGATACCCAGCAAGCTTATCACGTAGCTGTCGATCGCTGGACGGGTGGTGCTGCTGATGGGTTCCTTTATTCTAATTTAGAACCTTTTAACGTGCAGTGGGAACCGATTTGTTTAACTGTCAATTTCAACCGTCTTTCTTGTTGTTTTTTTGAAGAAGAAAAAGATGCCGCGATCGCACTTTTTTTGCTAACTTTACGGGATTTATATCGCGGTTCCATTCCTCTTGGCTATGGCGTCAATCGCGGTTTGGGTTCCATTGAAGTTCGTAGCATTTCTTTGAAGGGGGAAAACTTACCTAGTGGTTTTGAAAATTTGGATAATGTTTGTCTAGCATTTTCGCCGTTGGGAGGTGTGGAAAATTTAGAAGCAGGTTTGTTGGAACGGTTAAATCAAAGTTGGCAACAATGGATTCAAAAGCAAAGGCAAGCGCAGGAGACAAATTGA
- the csx19 gene encoding CRISPR-associated protein Csx19, whose product MKNTLYYQTTEEIRLYDAIQDSSDFLDSAVGLLYSPQACFLIKLHRGRDSTEIETSSDVDIDLAFVFEAKIFNSLAELRWLHQDEGYGKAVLLSEENRGTIWQESESLTAIATIQQQYVLWGEGKENATDSQPKPGWSRLVANRIGYLDVPISEVPANGKVILTSREYLQEGSYGNVFVCEEKLIHMKQSKDTKENKGKEK is encoded by the coding sequence ATGAAAAACACATTATACTACCAAACGACGGAGGAAATTCGTTTGTATGATGCCATTCAAGATAGTTCGGATTTTCTAGATAGCGCAGTGGGACTTTTATACAGTCCCCAGGCTTGTTTCTTAATTAAATTGCATCGTGGAAGAGATAGTACAGAAATAGAAACCTCCAGCGATGTCGATATAGATTTGGCGTTTGTATTTGAAGCGAAAATCTTCAATTCCCTTGCGGAACTAAGATGGCTCCATCAAGATGAAGGATATGGCAAAGCCGTTTTGCTTTCTGAAGAAAACAGAGGTACCATATGGCAAGAGTCAGAATCGCTAACTGCGATCGCAACCATCCAGCAACAATATGTTCTCTGGGGAGAAGGAAAGGAAAATGCCACAGACAGCCAACCAAAACCGGGGTGGAGTCGCTTGGTTGCCAATCGTATTGGATACCTCGATGTTCCTATATCGGAAGTTCCCGCCAACGGCAAGGTTATTTTAACGTCTCGTGAATATTTACAGGAAGGTAGTTACGGAAATGTATTTGTATGTGAAGAAAAATTAATTCATATGAAGCAATCTAAGGATACTAAAGAAAATAAAGGAAAAGAGAAATGA
- a CDS encoding TIGR03986 family CRISPR-associated RAMP protein: protein MTEGKLLVIKGKTLQVKFTNKKGKTTTCNVKESELSGALQKQKQKDINQLDGVEVELEEVGGQPKQIREKGKASEPEGDFHNPYNFIPALVRDSQPIQDSELGDRKPACHGFYGSDLWSGKMSVRLTTATPLLVPDAANADEVVSVHGHYSYPVRMVNGKPYPPPTSIKGMLRSAYEAVTNSRLSVFHGHSDRLAYRTEAKATTQPARVEKQDGKLFLRILEAVKLPRYQVGKNLPKDKGESHVALKYDDGSKELPQHGDAVWLRWNRGKVSRIQKRQQSNKPGNGDWRRGWVCITGANIDNKKYERVFVESDKDEKREITRNMKSLWEELIRNYQKTHEKELQERWENQQKPFEYLGEEPGKTAWSRHIDREDEAELKEGTLCYVEIDSSDNVTAIQPVTISRRLYSNSPEELLHFSLKPAQQFNKLSPADRVFGWVNQYGKNSYKGNLRIRNVRCQSDNPISAFGHPGFPLAILGQPKPQQSRFYTAQDKNGTPLEPGTPKNETYLANHGLRGRKVYPHHANLPENYWDNPKEDRTQKGDNGYFQEYRQPNNTDEQGARSNQNRSIQAWVKPDTEFTFEIDIKNLSDIELGALLYLLSLPQGHYHRFGGGKPLGFGSVRLEIDWNGTDLRRGKDWCQFYSSLYEEEATNEQEAQEACDCIDKFKNLVAKVYGNGQGFEDVRFIQAFTRFTCGFQDGKPIHYPRIIKAPNPEGKSFAWFVENDKLSKSYSLDFLEGDRGLPILEETKQDQK, encoded by the coding sequence ATGACAGAAGGTAAGCTCCTAGTAATAAAAGGGAAAACTTTACAAGTGAAATTTACCAATAAAAAAGGTAAAACAACAACATGCAATGTCAAAGAATCCGAACTATCGGGTGCTTTGCAAAAGCAAAAACAAAAAGACATCAATCAATTAGATGGGGTGGAAGTTGAATTGGAAGAAGTTGGCGGTCAACCAAAGCAAATTCGAGAAAAAGGCAAAGCTTCCGAACCTGAGGGAGATTTCCACAATCCTTATAATTTTATTCCGGCACTTGTTCGGGATAGCCAACCAATTCAGGATAGCGAATTAGGAGATAGGAAGCCAGCGTGTCACGGTTTCTATGGTAGCGATTTGTGGAGTGGCAAAATGTCCGTTCGTTTGACAACGGCTACGCCACTGCTGGTTCCAGATGCAGCCAATGCTGATGAAGTTGTTTCAGTTCACGGTCACTACTCTTACCCAGTTCGGATGGTCAATGGGAAACCCTATCCACCTCCTACTTCTATCAAAGGCATGTTGCGATCGGCATACGAGGCAGTTACGAATTCTCGACTATCCGTTTTTCACGGTCATAGCGATCGCTTGGCTTATCGAACAGAAGCCAAAGCTACTACACAACCTGCTAGGGTAGAGAAACAAGATGGCAAGCTCTTTTTAAGAATTTTGGAAGCCGTTAAACTTCCGCGATACCAAGTTGGAAAAAATTTGCCTAAAGATAAAGGGGAAAGTCACGTTGCCCTTAAATATGATGATGGTTCTAAGGAACTTCCCCAACACGGAGATGCTGTTTGGCTGCGATGGAATCGCGGTAAAGTGAGCCGCATTCAAAAAAGACAGCAATCAAACAAACCTGGTAATGGGGATTGGCGTCGGGGTTGGGTTTGTATTACTGGTGCCAACATCGATAATAAAAAGTACGAGCGAGTATTTGTAGAAAGCGATAAAGATGAAAAGAGAGAAATTACCCGAAACATGAAATCTCTTTGGGAAGAATTAATCCGCAACTATCAAAAGACGCACGAGAAAGAGCTACAAGAACGCTGGGAAAACCAGCAAAAGCCTTTTGAATATTTAGGAGAGGAGCCTGGGAAAACGGCTTGGTCTCGCCATATCGATCGAGAAGATGAAGCCGAATTAAAAGAAGGAACCCTTTGTTACGTAGAAATCGATAGTAGTGATAACGTTACTGCAATACAACCAGTAACAATTTCTCGACGTTTGTATTCTAACTCTCCAGAAGAACTTCTCCATTTTTCTTTGAAACCTGCCCAACAATTTAACAAACTGTCACCAGCCGATCGCGTATTTGGCTGGGTCAACCAATATGGTAAAAATTCTTACAAAGGCAATCTTCGTATTCGTAATGTTCGGTGTCAGTCGGATAATCCAATATCGGCATTTGGCCATCCTGGTTTTCCTTTGGCTATTTTAGGGCAACCAAAACCACAGCAATCAAGATTTTATACGGCTCAAGATAAAAACGGTACGCCTTTAGAACCGGGGACACCCAAAAATGAAACTTATCTTGCTAACCATGGATTGAGAGGCAGGAAAGTTTATCCCCATCATGCTAATTTACCAGAGAACTATTGGGATAACCCGAAAGAAGATAGAACCCAAAAGGGAGACAATGGCTATTTTCAAGAATATCGCCAACCGAACAATACTGACGAACAAGGAGCTAGAAGCAATCAAAATCGCTCCATCCAAGCATGGGTCAAACCAGATACTGAATTTACGTTTGAAATTGACATAAAGAACTTATCCGATATTGAGCTGGGAGCTTTGTTGTATTTGCTTTCTTTGCCGCAAGGTCATTACCATCGCTTTGGAGGAGGGAAACCTTTAGGTTTTGGTAGCGTTCGTTTGGAGATAGACTGGAATGGTACGGATCTACGTCGAGGCAAGGATTGGTGTCAATTTTACTCTTCCCTATATGAAGAAGAAGCTACCAACGAACAAGAGGCACAAGAAGCTTGCGATTGTATAGACAAATTTAAAAATTTGGTGGCTAAGGTATATGGCAACGGTCAAGGTTTTGAGGATGTTCGTTTTATTCAAGCTTTTACACGTTTTACTTGTGGTTTTCAAGACGGTAAACCCATTCACTATCCCCGAATAATAAAAGCACCTAATCCGGAAGGAAAGTCTTTTGCGTGGTTTGTGGAAAATGATAAGCTATCGAAATCATATTCGCTGGATTTTCTTGAAGGCGATCGTGGTTTACCTATTTTAGAGGAAACAAAACAGGACCAAAAGTAA
- a CDS encoding aminotransferase class I/II-fold pyridoxal phosphate-dependent enzyme — translation MTIEEIKQLVRPHILKLKPYSSARDEYSGQEGIFLDANENTLGSVGSSQYNRYPDPYQTAIKQELASLKGVSSKQIFVGNGSDEAIDLLFRVFCQPQQDECLILPPTYDITSHLWDVQGQRFHQRSSY, via the coding sequence ATGACCATCGAGGAAATCAAACAACTAGTAAGACCCCATATCTTAAAGCTAAAACCCTATTCCTCGGCCCGCGACGAGTATAGCGGCCAAGAGGGGATTTTCCTCGATGCCAATGAAAACACCTTAGGCTCAGTTGGCAGCAGCCAATACAACCGCTATCCCGATCCCTACCAAACAGCGATTAAGCAAGAATTGGCTAGTTTGAAAGGGGTCAGCTCAAAACAAATCTTTGTTGGCAATGGTAGCGATGAGGCCATAGACTTGCTCTTCCGCGTTTTCTGCCAACCCCAACAAGATGAGTGCCTGATATTACCTCCCACTTATGATATTACCTCCCACTTATGGGATGTACAAGGTCAGCGCTTCCATCAACGAAGTTCGTATTAA
- a CDS encoding GNAT family N-acetyltransferase — translation MNALIRPAIEKDLAAIGEIYNYYVLYSTATFAETPCSATEQEDWWQAHGDRYPVLVAEGDSDIVGWASLSPYIERCAYRFTAEVSIYIRPEMTGQGLGSCLLENLLDAGRKAGLHTVLAIITTESQSSLRLHAKAGFQEVGRLKQVGYKFDRWCDTAILQLLL, via the coding sequence ATGAATGCTTTGATTCGTCCAGCCATTGAAAAAGACCTTGCCGCAATTGGTGAGATCTATAACTACTACGTCCTCTATTCAACAGCTACCTTTGCTGAAACCCCTTGCAGTGCTACCGAACAGGAGGATTGGTGGCAAGCGCATGGTGACCGATATCCTGTCCTTGTTGCCGAAGGAGACAGTGATATTGTCGGTTGGGCCAGTCTCTCACCTTATATAGAACGTTGCGCTTATCGCTTCACAGCTGAAGTCTCGATTTACATTCGTCCGGAGATGACGGGGCAAGGACTTGGATCGTGTCTGCTGGAAAATTTACTGGATGCGGGGCGAAAAGCCGGGCTGCATACAGTACTGGCAATTATTACGACCGAATCCCAATCTAGTCTGAGGCTACACGCGAAGGCGGGATTTCAGGAGGTCGGACGGTTGAAGCAAGTGGGCTACAAGTTTGACCGTTGGTGCGATACAGCGATCTTGCAGCTCTTACTGTAA
- a CDS encoding aminotransferase class I/II-fold pyridoxal phosphate-dependent enzyme, with translation MILPPTYGMYKVSASINEVRIKEIPLTPNYQPDVDAILKSASSQTKLLFLCSPNNPTGNTMDPDKVRTLLEYFPGLVVIDEAYIDFCPEKTWVNTLNQYPNLVVMQTFSKAWGLAGLRVGLAYAHPEIITLFNRIKPPYNVSKIAQEKILEALASPETKERMAKEIVDNRQKLKNQLEKHWEVVEIYPTEANFLLVKFTTPKNCFVFLPNKR, from the coding sequence ATGATATTACCTCCCACTTATGGGATGTACAAGGTCAGCGCTTCCATCAACGAAGTTCGTATTAAGGAAATCCCCTTAACTCCTAATTATCAGCCGGATGTAGATGCCATTTTAAAGTCTGCCTCTAGTCAAACCAAACTCCTTTTCCTGTGCAGTCCCAACAACCCTACTGGCAATACCATGGATCCGGATAAAGTTCGAACGTTGTTGGAGTATTTCCCCGGCTTGGTGGTAATAGATGAAGCTTATATTGACTTTTGTCCAGAAAAGACGTGGGTTAACACATTAAACCAATACCCCAATCTGGTAGTGATGCAGACGTTTAGTAAAGCCTGGGGGTTGGCTGGCTTGCGCGTAGGCTTGGCCTATGCCCATCCAGAGATTATTACGCTTTTTAACCGGATAAAGCCACCGTACAACGTCTCGAAAATTGCACAGGAAAAAATATTGGAAGCCTTGGCTTCTCCAGAAACCAAAGAAAGAATGGCGAAGGAAATCGTAGATAACCGCCAAAAACTCAAAAACCAATTGGAAAAACACTGGGAAGTAGTCGAGATTTATCCCACAGAAGCCAACTTTTTGCTGGTTAAGTTCACCACCCCGAAAAATTGTTTCGTTTTCTTACCGAACAAAAGGTAA
- a CDS encoding RAMP superfamily CRISPR-associated protein: protein MDSDWHIGSGAGRQGDVDRSILRDRDGFPYIPAKTLTGIWRDACELVAWGLDDGADNGIWQQWVNYLFGEQPAHPDVQLERTPNPATLSIRAARFLQDFRDAVNARPFLKEFLTFNKPGIQIDSNTGSTKEDHLRLEEMARAKAVLQTDDCWLDLEKLDEQQQKTAWVLLLAGAQMVDRLGAKRRRGSGKCSLKIVSVSNEELQACFHWLQQQKQPPELPTSVNQTYPDRWHHLTAKEDDTWEVVELTITTETPITITSRTVGNIVESLDYIRGAYLLPIVTRKLGNFGKAIARADVLVTNATIATFNSTGVSRGKPMPLAIFYEKESGNWQTGQGIYNRLVEKEPSNGVQLKGMRSGYIGTTHDDQLPAYIKTDEIVSGLTTHNTIKDDVQRPDAEVGGVYSYQTIAANLTFKAELRLKKTLADDLSHKNRHWWKQINGKYGLGQSKKDDYGLVTIQCQPPHAIKNDGNRDRYSQNSLTVWLLSDVLLRDEHLRPTTDPEAFRKALQNQLNRELPESEKIQLKFRESEELLNAIARSRRMESWQVRWGLPRPSLVGIMAGSCFVFDLESNQPKAEKLNELEISGIGERTAEGYGQVCFNDPLLTERFPKQSANGYSNENNQGTSSSSPNQIPSNDPLMGDYASIVEKEAWRDAIRRVSLHLAQDKDCREEILGIYISENEQRSIPSLSQLGSLRSVLTKVGSRKHSVLCWIHKVKGKKKGENTTYLERLKELVKEPKAVWRFLESKLNDVEIPSFTNLILTDKTTNTLQNELWEEAIQTLVETLIRAHKRALEGYQKQTNSQENVSK, encoded by the coding sequence ATGGATAGCGACTGGCATATTGGTTCTGGTGCTGGCAGACAAGGAGATGTCGATCGCTCCATATTGCGCGATCGCGATGGGTTCCCCTATATTCCTGCTAAGACTCTAACAGGAATTTGGCGGGATGCCTGCGAATTGGTAGCTTGGGGACTCGATGACGGTGCAGACAATGGCATTTGGCAGCAGTGGGTCAACTATCTTTTTGGCGAACAACCCGCACATCCTGACGTTCAACTGGAACGTACTCCCAATCCAGCCACTTTATCAATAAGAGCCGCTCGTTTTCTCCAAGATTTTCGCGACGCCGTCAACGCTCGACCCTTTCTCAAAGAATTTCTTACTTTTAACAAACCCGGAATTCAAATCGATTCCAATACAGGAAGCACCAAAGAAGACCATTTACGCTTGGAAGAAATGGCTAGAGCGAAAGCGGTGTTACAAACCGATGATTGCTGGTTAGATTTGGAAAAACTCGACGAACAACAACAAAAAACAGCTTGGGTTCTTTTACTGGCTGGAGCGCAAATGGTAGACAGGTTGGGAGCCAAACGCCGTCGTGGTTCTGGCAAATGTTCTTTGAAGATTGTTTCGGTTTCTAACGAAGAACTGCAAGCTTGTTTTCATTGGTTGCAACAACAAAAACAACCACCAGAGCTTCCTACCAGTGTAAATCAAACCTATCCCGATCGCTGGCATCATTTGACAGCCAAAGAGGATGATACCTGGGAAGTAGTAGAGCTAACCATTACTACAGAAACACCGATAACTATTACTTCTCGAACGGTTGGTAACATTGTAGAAAGTTTGGATTACATTCGCGGTGCTTACCTACTACCAATCGTTACTAGGAAGTTGGGAAATTTTGGAAAAGCGATCGCGCGCGCAGATGTATTAGTAACTAATGCCACCATTGCTACTTTCAATTCTACGGGAGTTTCTAGAGGTAAACCCATGCCTCTGGCTATTTTCTACGAAAAAGAGAGTGGAAACTGGCAAACCGGACAAGGAATTTACAATCGGCTAGTGGAGAAAGAACCAAGTAACGGTGTCCAACTAAAAGGGATGCGATCGGGATATATAGGAACAACTCACGACGACCAACTACCTGCCTATATAAAAACGGATGAAATTGTTTCGGGACTAACAACTCATAATACCATCAAAGATGACGTTCAACGTCCCGATGCGGAAGTTGGTGGCGTATACAGCTACCAAACCATAGCTGCCAATCTGACCTTCAAAGCAGAATTAAGACTGAAAAAAACGCTAGCCGACGATCTCAGCCATAAAAATCGCCATTGGTGGAAACAAATTAATGGTAAATATGGATTGGGACAATCGAAAAAAGACGACTACGGTTTGGTAACCATTCAATGCCAACCACCTCATGCTATAAAAAATGATGGCAATCGCGATCGCTACAGTCAAAATTCTCTCACCGTTTGGTTGCTTTCTGATGTATTGCTGCGCGACGAGCATTTGCGTCCAACGACCGACCCAGAAGCGTTTCGTAAAGCTTTGCAAAATCAACTCAATCGGGAGTTACCCGAATCTGAAAAAATACAATTGAAATTCCGAGAATCCGAAGAGTTGCTAAATGCGATCGCTCGTTCCAGAAGAATGGAATCTTGGCAAGTTCGTTGGGGACTGCCTCGACCTTCTTTGGTGGGAATTATGGCTGGGAGTTGTTTTGTTTTCGATCTCGAATCAAACCAACCGAAAGCCGAGAAATTAAACGAATTAGAAATATCTGGAATTGGCGAACGAACGGCAGAGGGATACGGTCAAGTTTGTTTTAACGACCCACTTTTAACAGAGAGGTTTCCCAAACAATCTGCCAATGGCTATAGCAACGAAAACAACCAAGGTACATCATCTTCTTCCCCAAATCAAATTCCATCCAACGATCCTTTAATGGGAGATTACGCTAGCATCGTAGAAAAGGAAGCCTGGCGAGATGCTATTCGGCGAGTTTCCTTACATTTAGCTCAAGATAAAGACTGTCGCGAAGAAATTTTAGGGATTTATATTTCAGAAAACGAACAACGTAGTATTCCTTCTTTAAGCCAGTTAGGAAGTTTGCGATCGGTTTTGACGAAGGTTGGAAGTCGGAAGCATTCCGTACTTTGTTGGATCCATAAAGTTAAAGGAAAGAAAAAAGGAGAAAATACTACTTATCTCGAACGTTTGAAGGAACTTGTGAAAGAGCCTAAAGCAGTTTGGCGTTTTTTAGAATCCAAATTGAATGATGTAGAAATTCCTAGCTTTACGAATTTGATTTTAACTGACAAAACAACAAATACTTTACAAAACGAGTTGTGGGAAGAAGCCATACAAACGCTTGTGGAAACTTTAATTCGCGCTCATAAAAGAGCTCTAGAAGGATACCAAAAGCAGACAAATTCGCAGGAGAATGTATCTAAATGA
- a CDS encoding putative CRISPR-associated protein: MIQSKPHTLICTLGTSLFKPNLYNLPGKDRYNEWIHRQPESDRQFLNADLIEDLKENLKQENWQNIAFTLNRIPGSVRLCGAEINSITDLIERGYCTPDCTLVFCHSDTTEGWRIAKILENYYQLKGHHVQQLQRIQGLQDENPKIFRTKGLRELSKHVCRIIKETGSSNFCAINATGGYKAQIAIAVLMGQALEVPVYYKHEKFSEIIGFPPMPISLDFNLWLEKSGLLGQLNRKEIIAWDQYEIEEDWNEKMESLVERVENDGKTDCLELSPTGQIFYETFKGRFSSQRDEILPPKLPKSQKYKPKLSHHNWGNAREKILKFLQKITDECAYVRSCQTEYWNKDLSSPTLFRLKGEDIQGVFSDGTWTVKFTVDTSANTMGQRLACIADLNERVENWI; this comes from the coding sequence ATGATTCAATCAAAACCACACACCCTAATTTGCACGCTAGGTACGAGTCTTTTTAAGCCAAATTTATACAATTTACCTGGAAAAGATCGATACAATGAATGGATTCATAGGCAGCCCGAATCAGATCGCCAATTTCTAAATGCCGATCTTATAGAAGACTTAAAAGAAAATTTAAAACAAGAAAATTGGCAAAATATTGCGTTTACTTTAAATAGAATTCCCGGATCTGTAAGATTGTGTGGTGCTGAAATTAACTCAATAACTGATTTAATTGAAAGAGGGTATTGTACACCCGATTGTACGCTAGTATTTTGCCACTCCGATACGACGGAAGGATGGCGAATTGCTAAAATTCTAGAAAACTACTATCAGTTGAAAGGGCATCACGTACAACAATTACAGAGAATCCAGGGGTTACAGGATGAAAATCCAAAAATATTTCGGACAAAAGGTCTTAGAGAATTGTCAAAACATGTATGTAGGATTATAAAAGAAACAGGTTCTTCAAATTTTTGTGCGATTAACGCCACAGGAGGATATAAAGCTCAGATTGCCATTGCTGTATTGATGGGTCAAGCCTTGGAAGTTCCAGTATACTACAAACATGAAAAATTTAGTGAAATCATTGGTTTTCCTCCCATGCCTATCAGTCTTGATTTTAACCTCTGGTTAGAAAAAAGCGGTCTACTAGGACAACTTAACCGTAAAGAAATTATAGCTTGGGACCAATATGAAATTGAAGAAGATTGGAATGAAAAAATGGAATCTCTTGTAGAAAGAGTGGAAAACGATGGTAAAACCGACTGCTTAGAACTTTCTCCTACAGGACAAATTTTCTATGAAACCTTTAAAGGGCGCTTTTCATCCCAACGGGATGAAATTTTACCCCCTAAACTCCCTAAATCTCAGAAATATAAGCCCAAGTTATCTCATCATAATTGGGGAAATGCGAGGGAGAAAATTTTAAAATTTTTACAGAAAATCACGGATGAGTGTGCTTACGTACGTTCTTGTCAAACTGAATATTGGAATAAAGATTTATCATCTCCAACTTTATTTCGACTAAAGGGAGAGGATATCCAGGGAGTTTTTAGTGATGGTACGTGGACTGTAAAGTTTACTGTTGATACTTCTGCCAACACAATGGGTCAACGTCTAGCATGTATAGCGGATTTAAACGAACGAGTAGAAAATTGGATTTAA